The genomic interval GTGGTCCCTGGGGCGTGCGGCCGGGAGACAGCTGGGTGGCTGACAGCAGGTGCCTCAAACGGCCAGCTGCTTGCAGGACAGAGTGGCTCTGAGTGAGCTGAGTGCCCCCGCCCCCCCTCCAGGCCGAGTGAGGTTTCCCTACAATGACCATGATGCTCCAGATGTCTGGTCGTCGCAGGCTGGGCTCAGCTCAGCAGAGGACGTGATGCGTGATCACTGAGGGTGACGCTCAAAGCACAagctgccttttccttttccagcctCGCAGGCACTGTGGCTTCTCTCCCCAGGAGGGGTTGGTTCTCGTCTTAGTGTTTGAGGGATGATCCCCGGGACATTCTCACCACTGCCAACTCTTGGAGCTGTTCCAGGTTTTGGCTTGGGGCCCCATGAGTGGGTCTCAGTGAGCCGGGTCGGGGGGCAGACATTGCCCTCAGGGTCCCAGAGAGAAGCTCCTTCTGTAAAgccccagggagagagaaggcagCCGGCTCTTGCCTCACCAGCCATGTGCCACGTCTTCTAAAGAAAGAGATGCAACCAAGCTGTATCCCCATGCCCTGCCCTGGATTTGCTGTGCGATGGATACAGATCGTGGAATGattccttcaccttctccctgtCCTCTCCTGACCCACATGGAACCATGACTTGTGGTTAAAGGAGCCATTAGCTGCCCGTGACTTTTCTGCCAGCTTGTTGGGGAGAGGCCCTCCTTCCCCAGGCGAGGAGCTTTGGAGACTGGGGCCAGGCCAGGGCTGCAGGAAGAACAGGGAGGCCCAGGCTGGCTCCAGTCCATGCTTTGCTGTGGGACAGGCGCACTCTGACAGCTCTCCCTTCACTATGTGGTGAAAACTCCCAGTTCTGCAGCCCCGCCCTCCTGTAGGAAGGTTGCTGGCTAAGGCCTCAGGCTCCCACTTCATCTCGGGAAAGTCCCCCCAGCACTGAACCTTTAGGGACTGGAGGATGGATGCCAAGGCGCCTCTAGCATCTCTCTTTGCCAAATGAGCAGTTGGTGCCGAGAGGCCCTCCCAGCCGCCCCCCTTTCTTGGGGCCACAGTGTCACTGTTGTGGGTGTCAGTGGTATGTCAGCACTGTGAGCAGCGAGCTTGTGGGGTGACATGCAACGCCCATCTGCACGTTTCCCAGCAGACGTGCCCAGGGCTGCTGTGCACCCTCGGATAAGGACACTGAAGCCCGAGAGTCGTCCTCCCCCATCATCGCCCGCCCACCCTGAGGTGGTGCAGGAGAGGCCCCAACTGCTTTCAGCTTGCCTTTCATGATTCTGCCTTGTCCACAGCCTGGTTTCTATCAGTCAGCATCCaaccaagaaaaccagaaaagtctatatatttaaaacagaggGGTTTTAATCCAGGAAATTGTTTAACTGAGAAATAAGAAGACCTGAGATGCCACTGAGGGGTAACCGGAAACAGGGAACCACAGAGCTGGTGGGACCAGATCCTGGGGGTCAGGACACTGGGTGGAGCCTGGGTCTGCAGAGGGCTATGTGGTGGGAGCTGAAGCCATGAGGAGACCTGGGCCCTGCCAGAAACAtacccccccacaccccaccccaggcaAAGCGGGAGCGCAAACAGCCTGGCTTCTCCCTTCCCCATGCCTTCCAGATTTCTGCGTTAGCTAAATGCAGCTGGAAGCCAGCTGACCTGGGAGCTGGGGACAGGCCAACTGCAGTCAGGCCCCTGCAGTCAGTccccagagcagagcaggggaAGGCGAGTGGTGGGTCAGAGGCCAAGCAGTCCCAGGACACGCGTGGCCCTGGCCCCCTCTCTGCCATGTCCAGGCCCACTGTGCATTCCCCGTGCTGTCCTAAGACCCCGGTGAGTGGAGGTGGAGGTAGCTGCCCTGGTGGGTTTCTGTAGGTTCTCTTCACTCTCCCTGGGAGGAAAGTGctttggggaggtgggggaggggtttTATTCATAACAGTTATCCCAGTTCTTTGGGGGAATTTACTCATTTAGCAGCCCCACCTCGCCTTTCCCCTCAGGGAGGCTGTGTCCCAGTTTTCTGTCCACCCTGGCCCATTCCTCTTCCCCCAGTCTCTGGTTTCCCTGCTGGAGAACACCCACCCAGACCACGCATCAGTGGTCATGAGTGTTTCCCCAGGATAATTCATTGAGCGTGTGCTGTTACAGAGTGCTCTGTCTGTAAGTAGATGTCATCCACTGATCAATTTGTATCCTGTTTCCAATAAACTTCTAGAAATTCTGCCTGGTTTTATGCTGCCCTTTGTTGGGACAGTGGCTCAGCTATAAGGCTgggcccaggggcaggccccccaccccagcccccagccctagGTGCTTTCTCCCCGTGTGGCTCTGGGGCCAGGCCCATTAGTCTGACATCCCCGCCCCAGCTACATGGAGGTAGGTGCTCAGAGGCCTTTCCCCAAGGTTGGCactttcttttgctctctcaTAAGCCATAGCCTGAGGACATGGCGGTTTCATGAGGCTGAGCTGCACCAGGGGTGGCTTTGACCCTGTGTCCCCTAGGCCTGGAGGTGGGAGAAGCCGCAGGCAGACCTCTCTCCATCAATCCCTTTCGCACTGCTGTGCTGGAGCCAGGTGGCGGGGACGAGTGCGGGGCCACTCCCACGGTGAGCTAAGGGAGTGTGCTGCACTCCATCCAGGGGGTTGACAGGAAGGCCCCCGTGCCAGTGAGGTGGGTGCAAGAGCTGCAGGTGACGCAGATGAAGCCCAGGGCCCTCTTCTACATCCAACCCTCCTCAGCTCTGAGAGCTGGAAACCAACATGTCTGAGTTGCCCTAAAAGGCATCGGGAGCCTGATCTGAATGCCCAGcatccttcagtgtttcccaggcCCCCGAGTGTGAAACCAGCTTGGTAGAAATTACTCTCTGTTGAGTATTTTACTGGTTTGACTACGGTGTAGACTCTGCCTCAGTGGCTGTACTGGGGCCATCGTTGTAGGCTCCCTGGGCGCCTCCAGCCTGTGTTTGTAGTGTGCCTGTTTGCAACCCTTGTTTGCTGAGATTTGAgagagaggtttaaaaaaaaaagacattgaatTCCTTCAAGAGTTTCATTAGAGAAGCAAGACATCCATGCGCGAGGTTACAGGACCCTGGAAAAGGTTGTAGAAGAGGCAGGGCCCTTCCAGTCCTTGCAGAAGTCCCGAGAGAAGCGGGCTCAGCGAGGCCGGATGCCGCAGGGCGGGCTCTGTGGAAGCAGAGGGGCCCTCAGAGTGCAAGCCGGCAGCCTCGTCGCTGTGAAATCCCTAATGCCCTGGTTCTTGGTGTCTTTTTATTAAGATTTAATCCTGACTCGAGTGTCTCCCTCTTTCTGGAAGCTCACCAATAGAGTGTCATGTGCCCTGTCTTTCAAGGGGTGAGAGCCTGAAGATCCATTGCCAGGACTGGGTTTTTATAGCCAGACTTCTTAAGAGGTTTCCATTTGCTCTGCTCTTGCTCCTGGACTAACTGCAGGGGGTCACTGGAGGAAACCATTTAGCCTGCAGGGACCACCCCAGAGATGTGAGCGCCCCCCTCACCAGGCCTCTCTGGGCTGCTTGCTGAGCTGGCCCATTTATATGTCCTTTAGGAGCTTTTTTTCTTATTCCCAGAACCAGCTGTTCTAACCCTTGGTTACCCCTGAAGCTCTCACCCGCTGAGGGCCAAGTCTTCTAAGAATCCCTTCACCTGTGTTCCCCTTTTACTGCAGGACCTTCCACCAGCCCGTGGAGGTGCTCTTCGGCCTCTGGAGAACCCTCCTGGTACCCACACGTTGGATCGTTTCCTGGCCCCCACCTCCTTAGAGGCTTGCAGTAGAGTGCCCTGACTCAGGCCAGACTGCCACTTACTACTGGatcaccttgggcaagttactcaacctctctgtgcctcagtttattcatctgtaagatgggatcATAGTATGTACCTCACAGAACTAACTAAATTAGTGTGTGTAAAGTGCTTCGCATGGGGCCTGGGACAGTGTTTGTTATTGCTCTGTCATCATCCTCTGCCCGCTGCCCTCATCTTCaccctctctcccttctcaggCCACTTAAACTTCCCCATCCAGTCAACAGAACAAAACAGGCAAACCACCACAGGTCCTCTCTTAGCTTTGCCTGAAGCTCTTGTCTTATCTCCCTTTACAAGCAAACTTGTTTAAAGAGGAAAGACTTGTCCGTTTCTTGAAGTCTCATTAATTTCTCAACACAGTACAGTCCTTTATCGCTTCCAttctgccccaccccagccacccaCTGAGATTGCCTTCGAAAGGTCACCAGAGACCTCCTAATTGCCACATCCAGCCCGTCTTGCGGTCACCCTCTTTGAGCTTTCTTGAGCACTTGACATGGTTGCCGTCATGTTACTTGTCTTTGTTATTCTTCATTGCACTCTCTCCTTTATTCTCTACCCAGAACAACACTGAGCCACATTCAGATATTACTTAGAGCCATTTCCCAGGATTTTTTACAAAGATAAATTTCAGAATAGTAGTCCCCTGTGTACCGCCTTTCCATGTTCCTCCGTTTTAGAAGAGAGCACTTTCCTTAATTTGGTGTTTCTCAACCCAGTGTATGATTTTATACAATGACTACATATGTATGAATCCATAACCAATATGGAACATTttgcatataattaaattttatgcaGATGATAACCTATCACTTCTcaaaaagctatttttaatagCACAGACCATGCTGTGTTAATCCAGAGTGTCAGTACAGGAAGCTTGACCAGACAGTGTCAGACACACACGTTGGTTCTCACATCAGCTTTCTTCAGCATGCAATTAGGACTTTTGAAAATACTGAGGTACTTTGCAGCCTGTCTGGGTATTTTATGTTCAGCTTTTACCCTCATAAAAGATGGCTCTaggatattcctttttttttacttctttcatgctctttttaaaattgctgcattcctgattttcttcctatttaaaGGTTCCTTCTGGGCATTTCACTGGGTCTTCCTTTGTGTGTCCTTTACttgtggggatttttttttaaaggatggttCTTTGTCCTCTTCACTCTTCCCCAGGTGACCTCATCCATTCCCTGTAAGAGGTCAGCTCCCGTTagcaacaagagtctgaaatgctgtTTCCAGCCCTAAACGCACTGCTGTACTTATTTGCCTGCAGGTCCTCCAAGCTCCTCCAACTTGTCTTAACTGTATCTTCTCCTCTGAACCTGCTGCAGCCCCTGTTTCTTCAGTGTGCACTCTCCACCCATCATCCACAGTCACCTCTCTTCCCGACCTGGGCTGTGCCTCTGTACCTGCGTCCTGTGTGCCGCTGCCCTTGCTTGGAACACAGACCATTTCCTACTCAGGTTGTCTTCCCTTACCCCTCACGAGGCTGTCCACACTGTTAGCAGAGTAACTGATCAAAATGTAAGaccggggtttccctggtggttcagtgggttaAGAATTCATccgccaacacaggagacacaggttcgatccctagtccaggaagattctgaaATCCTtcgagcagctaagcccatgagccgtaactactgagcccatgccctagagcccatgctccacaagaggagccactgcaatcaGAAGTCTGTGCCCCGCAACTAGAGGATAGCCCCACGCTCGCTGCAGCTAGAAAAAGCCCGAGTGTGGCGTTGAAGACCCagccaaaaaggaaaagcagCAAGGCTGATCATCGTCGACTTCTTGAAAACCTCGCACACACTTGCTTTCCTGCTGGACTGTCCTGAGCCTGCAGGGCCCAGCCCGCCTCTCCCGCTGTCTCCTAACTCTGTCCCTAGGCTTCCCGCTCCCTTGGCTCATTGCTCCCCTCACCCTCCCCaggcccaccagctcctctcgCAGCTCCGTGCCCTGGTTCACGCCCTTCCCTCTGCCGTGGATGTGTTCCCTTAGCTCCTTTCCTCATCCTCCCCGTTCAGCCCACACGCACCCCCTCACTCCCGGCACTCCCACCCCAAGCCTGTGCTGTCTGCTGTCATTGGTGTGTTACTTCCTCGGGATCCCGCTGGCTTGGGTTGCCTCTGATCCGTTTGCGGGTCTGTCTCTCCCAGGCTTGGCCTGGGGGCACTCAAGGTCAGAGGCGTATCATCTGCCTTTGTGGCTTAGGGTCTGGGCTATGGTGTGTGCCTAGCAAATGCTTGATGAGTGGCTTCAGGCCTGTGAGCCCCATCATGCCTGCCTGCCCCCTGCACACGAGTCCCTGGGGTAAAGTCATGGAAGCCATTTTTTCATCCCTTAAGGTGTCAGCAGGTCACATGAGAAAGAGGAGTGAGACGTACTGCCTAACATGTACACTGGAAAGTGCAGTCCACCCCAAGGGACCAAAACGCTGCTTGGAGCCCAAATGCAGGAAATAGGGTCTTTACTCAGCCTGTCCCCAGCCTACCTTATACCACCATGGCGGCTACGCTCCCATCTGTAGAAAACCCTGCCCTTCAACAGTGCGctctcttccccacctcccccatcctTTCTTaccccctttcccttcccttcacccCCATAATAACTCTAGTACTCACTCAGTGCTCAGCATATGGGGTATTTCCATCTCCAACCCCTGGAGTTGAGCAAGGGCCAGGATCACTGTTCCCATGTCACAGATGGAGAACCAAGTCCAGGAGAGGGGTTTACTGTGGGTTGGGACCAAGGTTAGGACCAAGGGGTCCTTTCATGCAGGGAGACTGTGGAAGAAGCCTGAAGCCCTGCTTCTGTCTCTTGTGGGGACACCCAGACCCCCTTTAGAGAGTTCCTTGTCAGTGGGGAGAGCAGTCATCAACTTCAAGGTAAGGGGCAGGGAGGATCCAGGGCAGATTCGGGGTTGTGGGCCCAAACCTTGTGATCAGCATCTACCTGGGACTCCTCGAGGAGAAGAGACAGCAGTGACAGGCTACGGGGACCATCAGGTCATTTCTCTTAGATGAAGTCAGGCGAGTGAGCCCAGCTCCTGAGGGGTGAGAAGGCATGGCGGTGTTGAAGGGAAGGGTCCCGGGAAGGAAGGACCAAGGAAAAGGAGGCACAGAGAGCCCTGTTGGCCACTAGGACTGCTCAGCAACCAGACAGGTGCAAACGTGGGGAGAGATGGTACCGGAAGGAAGGTGCCGGGTGTTCACTCAGAGCACAGTATATGTTAATGCCCCCTGGAGCTGGGGGCTTCACGAGAAAGTGCTTAAATCCCAGACTCCAGGAGCATTTGGTCTGACTTAGAAATGACGAATCTCAGGCCAAGGTTGGCCAGCTCCTTCCCGTGGCAGCAGAGGGTGGCAAGGTGGGGAGTTCCTAGGAGTGGCTCTACAGTGAGAGGCAACAGCAGAGCGGAGGAATGGAGCAGGGTCCATGTAGGGCAGAAATGCCCGAGGAGTCCCTTGGAGggacccaggtggctcagccctTTCCATCACTTGGTTTGGGTTCTCAGTATCTCTGTGGGTTTCTGACAGTAGTTGGTGAGTTTTCAGGAATGGGAAAAGTGGATGGAGACACACCAGGAGGTGGCTTTTAATACCCACCCAACTTGTTCCCCAGGCCATCACCCCCTGCCTGACACATTCTATCTCCCACCACAACATCCATATGGCATCCATGTGCCTCCCTCCTGGGACATGGGTGACTCTCCTGGGCCTGACCCCCACTCTTGAAAACTTTTAACTGAGGAAGGGCATCCCTGTCCATGATATCAGAGGGCTGGGCTGAGAGGATGAAAacaggtggggagagggggcttGTCCCCATTGTCAGACCCTGTATCTGAGGGCCAGGGGTCCGTGACTGGGGTGATGAGTAGGGAACCTatcccaggcccttctgtcccccTTGGTGGGGAGAGGGTGTGTATACTGGGGGCAGATGTTCATTCTCCTGAGATGGCTGGGGCTGGGGACGCATGGGGTTCAGGAGAGGCATATTTGGGGCTTTAGTGACCTCTGAATAGCCCTTTGGAAGCCTTGAAAGCCATGCACCCAAAATGACTTCCACTGtggacagtagggaaaaccactacacatGCCCCACCCGCAAAAGGAACCCTTAATTCATGCCAGGTACACACCTTGTGCCTGGGGAGCCCCAGGTCAACAGATGGGTTAGCCCAGATGGTCTCAGTCGCTGACACAGGCATATCGAATAGAACAGGACGGAGGAGAGGTGGGCAAGATGGCTCCGGTCCTGAGGGACGGCGGTGAGCTGGCTCTGGTGACCGGAGGCCCCTTCCTGTCCAGGTGGGTAGCAGCCACCACAGGTTCCAGGGCCAGGGGAGGGTTCTTGGGGCTAAGGAAAGCCAGGGGAGGGGGTCCAGGAGCCTGACCTGGGTGGAGATGATAACCTCCCAGGCTGAAGATCCCCACATCGTCCCAGAGGATAGCAGGGTGGGGGCCTCCTGGAGATCCAGGTGGGCCGCCCATCCTGGGAGCATGAGGACCTCTCCCGGGGAGTGTTCTGACTTTAAGGATATATGGGGCTCCAGGATTCCTGTGGAAGGATGGTGCCCTGGACAGCTTCTCCACTCTGTCCCCAGAGTGTCCCTTCATCTTGGGGAACTCACTTTGAACCCTCCTGATGCCAGATGAACCTGCAGATACTTACTAGTTTTCCTTAGATCAGTTGAGATAGGCTTGCATTTTTCAAAAGGAAGTTTATtagtattggggaaaaaaaatgggagaTAATAGAAAAAACAGCTGTACGAtttcagaaaagaccctgatgctaggaaagattgagggcaacaggagaagggggtgacagaggatgagatggttggatggcatcactaactcaacgcACATGAGTTCGAGCacactccgggagacagtgaagaacagggaagcctgctgtgctgcagtccatggggtcacaaacagttggacatgacctggcaactgaacaacaacaaaatttctaAAGCAAGACTTCTGCTCTCACAGATCCCTGGCTCTGACCTGGGACAAGGCAGCTGTGGCCCTCTGCTGAGTTGGCAGTCCCTGGCTGTTTCCACCTGCCAAGGTGCTCTGTGCTGTCGGGACATCATCCCCACAACATTAGACACACGACTCCAAGCCCAGaccctcttctctccctgccaCCCACCTGGCTCCTGCAGAGGTCCTTTGTCTGGTTGGTTGAGGGACCCTTGCTGGCCCTCCAGCCCAGAGCCAGGCATTCCTCCGTCCTGAGGCACCCGCAGCAGAGTCCAAGTTCTGGGAGGGGCCTTCCTGGTCAGTCCTCCTCCGAGACGTCCACCTGCAGCTTCCTTGTGGCTGCCACCTTCCCAGAGCACGACCTGCGCCCGGCACGGTGGGTGCTTTTGTCGCTCTCTGAGCCTTGCCAGCCCTGGGTGAGGCCCAGCAGGGCCCGCGCCTGGCGGAGGAAGCTGGGGCTGGAGAAAGTCGAGCACGGGGCCGAGCACGCTGTTGAGGTAGGCGAAGGCCAGGGAGCCGTGGAAGAGCTGCGAGCAGACATCCAGGGCACGGCAGGCACGCAGGCGGAAGGCCGCGACGGAGGCGACGCCGAAGACCACGCTAGGCAGGAAGCAGTCGGTGTAGACTGCCACCACGGCGGCGAGGACGCACACGGCCCTCCGTGGGCCCGCCTGCCCGCCCAGGCCGCGGCGGCGGGCGGTGAGCGTGATGCTCACCAAGGCAAAGAGGATGAGCGCCAGCGGCCGGAAGAACTGCACCACGAACAGGGCCTGGTGCCAGAGGAGGGAGGCCGAGGGTCTCGCGCCCAGCTGGCAACTGAGGCAGGGCCGGCTGGAGTGGGTGCTCAGGAGCAGGTGCCCGTTGAGGAGCAGGAGTGCCCCCCAGAGACCCCCGGCCATGCGGGCAGCGCCCCCAACCGAGGCCCTGCTCAGCGCGTGGTGTGGCCAGGCCACCTTCAAGTAGCGGTTGAGCGCCACGGCCGTGAGCAAGACCACGCTGGCCGTGCGGTTGGTGGCGATCATGAACAGCTTGACTTTGCAGGCGGTGTCCCCGAAGCGCCAGGTCTCATGGAGGAAGTAGGAATCCACACGAAGGGGCAGGTTGAGGATCAGGAGGAAGTCCGCGACCACCAGGCTGACCAGGAACACGGTGCTGGGCGTCCAGGGCCGCATGCGCAAGCAGAAGATGAAGAAGGCCAGGCTGTTCCCCACCAGGCCCAGGACAAACTCCATAACCAGGACTGGCGCCAGGATGGCAGACACTATGGGggaggaggcctggtggcaaGAAGCAGTGGCCTCTCCAGGTGACCCCAAGGCAGTGGTCAgggcagagggagaggaggaggagggagaggaagggagggagagagggagccaggagggagagagagaaggaaggggagagggatggCTCGggttaggaaatcccatgggctgctTGGGCCGTGGACCTGAGAGACGTTTCTCCAGCTGTCTGACCCCTGTGCAATTGCACAGGGGTCAGTGCTGGCTATCAGCTGGCCAGCACAATGACTCAGTATCCTGGGGGTTTCATCATCATCCTTGCAGCCACCAAGAAACACCCTGTGTTCCAAttgcaagtgaagaggaaccctgctgctctccctccctctccacctccccaGAGTAGAGAGTGGCCAGCCTTGGACTGGAATCTGCATTGCCTCTGGCACACCAGAATGAGGGCTCAGCAAGGTGAGTGGAGGCCCAGAGGAACCCTGAAGCGGGAGGAAGGCCTGGCTGGGGTGTGGCTGGGGAGTGTGTTTTACAGCCCTGAGTGGTCAGACATTTGCTTGCCTGAAGGCAGGAGCTGGTCCTGACAACTCACAGCTCTGGAGACCATGCAGGCCACCCTGAGCCCCCACCCTACTCCCATCACAGATACAGACTGCCAAGTTTTACTGCCATGCCCTGGGGACCTGGGGGCTTCTCCCACAAACAGAACGATCCTGAGAATCCTCGAGTTGCCCTGCCACTGTTCATCCCACTTGATGGGCCATCACCCAGTATTCACTGCAGAG from Budorcas taxicolor isolate Tak-1 chromosome 11, Takin1.1, whole genome shotgun sequence carries:
- the OXER1 gene encoding LOW QUALITY PROTEIN: oxoeicosanoid receptor 1 (The sequence of the model RefSeq protein was modified relative to this genomic sequence to represent the inferred CDS: inserted 2 bases in 1 codon) translates to MGFPNPSHPSPLPSLSPSWLPLSLPSSPSSSSPSALTTALGSPGEATASCHQASSPIVSAILAPVLVMEFVLGLVGNSLAFFIFCLRMRPWTPSTVFLVSLVVADFLLILNLPLRVDSYFLHETWRFGDTACKVKLFMIATNRTASVVLLTAVALNRYLKVAWPHHALSRASVGGAARMAGGLWGALLLLNGHLLLSTHSSRPCLSCQLGARPSASLLWHQALFVVQFFRPLALILFALVSITLTARRRGLGGQAGPRRAVCVLAAVVAVYTDCFLPSVVFGVASVAAFRLRACRALDVCSQLFHGSLAFAYLNSVLGPVLXTFSSPSFLRQARALLGLTQGWQGSESDKSTHRAGRRSCSGKVAATRKLQVDVSEED